In the Zonotrichia albicollis isolate bZonAlb1 chromosome W, bZonAlb1.hap1, whole genome shotgun sequence genome, one interval contains:
- the LOC141726946 gene encoding LOW QUALITY PROTEIN: centromere protein H-like (The sequence of the model RefSeq protein was modified relative to this genomic sequence to represent the inferred CDS: inserted 1 base in 1 codon) translates to MAAPSGDSAPAPTLASAPTRELEPTPAPALYQGSGDGSGDLKARALVRMRDQMKEQLIEQNTAILAGQENFLDHEIEEYFIQSATEDLERDLEDAAVSLHNRTLALQRAQIVDALRNKLEQDDEDSRLILKTVQDIDLLSWIIIDYEQQVHQKEQQLTDIKMERLLQKKYGGEKLQQNHTMEKRQKEKQAYVNVYEADKMLYKIEQDXITTIIQHVFQNIIIGSRINWAEDEYLKAIVLHLEKNVVSQ, encoded by the exons ATGGCGGCGCCGAGCGGGGACTCGGCTCCGGCTCCGACTCTGGCTTCGGCTCCGACCCGAGAGCTGGAGCCGACTCCGGCCCCGGCGTTGTACCAGGGCAGCGGCGACGGCTCCGGCGACTTGAAGGCCCGCGCTCTGGTCCG CATGAGGGACCAAATGAAGGAGCAGCTCATAGAGCAGAACACGGCTATTCTTGCCG GTCAGGAAAATTTCCTTGATCATGAAATTGAAGAATACTTTATCCAGAG TGCCACAGAAGATTTGGAAAGAGATCTAGAAGATGCAGCAGTTTCTTTGCACAACAGGACGTTGGCCTTGCAAAG GGCCCAAATTGTGGATGCCCTCAGAAACAAATTGGAACAAGATGATGAGGACTCACG TCTGATCCTGAAAACAGTGCAAGACATAGACCTGCTCAGCTGGATAATAATTGACTATGAGCAG caaGTACATCAGAAGGAACAGCAGCTGACTGACATTAAAATGGAAAGACTCT TACAGAAAAAATATGGAGGAGAGAAACTACAGCAAAATCACACCATGGAGAAAAGGCAAAAGGAGAAACAAGCATATGTGAATGTATATGAAGCAGACAAGATGCTTTATAAAATAGAACAAG GGATTACTACAATAATTCAACATGTGTTCCAG AACATCATCATTGGAAGCAGAATTAACTGGGCAGAAGATGAATATTTAAAGGCAATTGTTCTACATCTTGAAAAAAATGTAGTGAGTCAGTGA